A region from the Paludicola sp. MB14-C6 genome encodes:
- a CDS encoding M23 family metallopeptidase produces the protein MATKQMEKHTEQKLDDDTKKESKVTNLQFNLSPEERFETEKKESTLTNIYHIIYNFLRVVGLSTIKTGKEISYRYSAIYVRFLKRHVERLEDGFIRITKILLKVIRFIGFKINLFLHFFIDANNVVKAGFNQNKDKGFLVRLKDANKAFLKGVRNNTRVFITLLNYAIPVAATVGFVFLVNYVSGMHFAVSVEYNGNHIGYIENENVFEKAEAKLQERMIYKKEEKKIDKLPKFSVAVVPKQEIKDDSQLTDAIIQSSDKDIIQATGISIDGQFYGAVKNATDIANKLEEKKEKFKTGKPDEEIQFTKDVKLETGLFLADNMTKEEDIIKLIDSEEEKDAYYQVEEGDTPIIIAAKNDISVDELVQMNPQIMSKLLIGQSVLVNKSQPFLPVSVISTETYSAEVGFERKVTESTKIYKGQSSVTRKGVKGEETITAKVQRVNGMEIGREIIDRVRVKDPVDELVTKGTGTFYQDNTPYRGSVSGSGFIWPVSGGYISSPFGGGRRHTGIDIAFRGNGYGSPIRAAAAGRVVFAGWGGSYGRMVKIDNGGGVQTWYAHASSLLVKPGDVVSQGETIARVGSTGNSTGNHLHFEVQTSGNRQNPLRWLP, from the coding sequence TTGGCTACGAAACAAATGGAAAAACACACTGAACAAAAACTTGACGATGACACAAAAAAAGAATCTAAAGTAACGAATTTACAATTCAATCTTTCTCCGGAAGAAAGATTTGAAACTGAAAAAAAAGAGTCTACCTTAACCAATATATATCATATCATCTACAACTTTTTAAGGGTGGTAGGTTTATCAACCATAAAAACAGGAAAAGAAATCAGCTATAGGTACTCTGCTATTTATGTACGCTTTTTAAAACGTCATGTAGAGCGGTTAGAGGATGGCTTTATTCGCATTACTAAAATTTTATTGAAAGTAATCCGCTTTATTGGCTTTAAAATTAATTTGTTTTTACATTTCTTTATAGATGCGAATAACGTTGTAAAAGCAGGTTTTAATCAAAATAAAGATAAAGGCTTTCTTGTTCGTTTGAAAGATGCAAATAAGGCGTTTTTAAAAGGTGTTCGTAATAACACACGTGTATTTATTACACTTTTGAATTATGCAATTCCTGTGGCAGCAACTGTTGGATTTGTATTCTTAGTAAATTACGTAAGCGGAATGCATTTTGCGGTATCGGTTGAGTACAATGGAAATCATATCGGTTACATTGAAAATGAAAATGTTTTTGAAAAAGCAGAAGCAAAATTGCAAGAGCGTATGATTTATAAAAAAGAAGAAAAGAAAATTGATAAATTACCAAAGTTTTCTGTTGCTGTCGTTCCAAAGCAAGAAATTAAGGACGATTCCCAACTAACAGATGCAATTATTCAATCTTCCGATAAAGATATTATTCAAGCAACGGGAATTAGCATCGATGGTCAATTTTATGGTGCTGTAAAAAATGCTACAGATATAGCAAACAAGCTTGAAGAGAAAAAAGAGAAATTTAAAACCGGTAAACCCGATGAAGAAATTCAGTTTACAAAAGATGTTAAATTAGAGACCGGTCTTTTCTTAGCAGACAATATGACAAAAGAAGAAGATATTATAAAGCTGATTGACAGTGAAGAAGAAAAGGATGCATACTATCAAGTAGAAGAAGGCGATACGCCGATTATTATTGCTGCAAAAAATGATATATCTGTTGATGAGTTAGTTCAAATGAATCCTCAAATTATGTCTAAGCTTTTGATTGGTCAATCTGTATTAGTAAATAAATCACAGCCTTTCTTGCCTGTAAGCGTTATTTCCACAGAAACCTACAGTGCTGAAGTTGGTTTTGAAAGAAAAGTTACCGAATCAACAAAAATATACAAAGGTCAGTCGTCCGTTACTCGAAAAGGCGTTAAAGGTGAAGAAACCATCACCGCAAAAGTCCAACGTGTAAACGGTATGGAAATTGGCCGAGAAATTATTGATAGAGTTCGAGTAAAAGATCCAGTTGATGAATTAGTAACGAAGGGAACCGGTACATTCTATCAAGATAATACTCCTTATAGAGGATCCGTTTCCGGTTCAGGCTTTATTTGGCCGGTATCCGGTGGTTATATTTCATCTCCATTTGGCGGCGGTAGACGTCATACTGGTATTGATATTGCTTTCCGTGGTAATGGCTATGGATCTCCTATCCGTGCAGCAGCTGCTGGTAGAGTTGTATTTGCCGGCTGGGGTGGAAGCTACGGAAGAATGGTAAAAATCGATAATGGTGGCGGAGTTCAAACTTGGTATGCACATGCAAGCAGCTTGCTTGTCAAACCGGGTGATGTAGTAAGTCAAGGTGAAACAATAGCAAGAGTTGGTAGTACGGGTAATTCAACCGGAAATCATCTTCATTTTGAAGTTCAAACCAGCGGTAATCGACAAAATCCATTAAGATGGTTACCTTAA